Proteins from a genomic interval of Rhodothermus marinus:
- a CDS encoding TonB-dependent receptor: MMATRYGLLPGLLLMLVVPVWAQTGKLAGYVRDAETGQPLIGATVYIEETGQGAVTDAQGYYVVLNLRPGLYTVRFSYVGYETVRYTDVRIVSDQTRELEVRLRPSVVAGEEVVITAQRPLVQRDLTSSRKTVVAEEIQALPVESFLDVLALQAGVNRGPSGELHIRGGRSTEIAYLVDGLSVGNPFNANGLATEVATNAIQELTVVSGTFNAEYGQAMSGIVNVVTKEGGEKLEGTFSAYAGDYLTRHEDIFYLPPGIQRNTTTIEGTLGGPVPLTGKKVRFFFSARRDQSDGHLWGIREHLPSDSANFNVNPWYYEIQGRPWTAYVDSLPVPDERVPMNPRTSSNLLLKLTARPFQTLKVEYTHMRDRARTRPFAFEYRFNPDGVVTYRDWSRNHALHLTHTLSSRTFYTIRLSYATHSFRSYLYENPTDPRYVSDGRIVGFPGNQFLFGGDQKGHVYEDSRSWRAKLDITHQFGRIHQAKAGIDWNVHYLSRENFVVLYDGNQYREPTVPPLDSPAHDRYRNRRVLIWSAYVQDKMEFEQFIVNAGVRFDYFWPEGEYIPDLLDPLGPRRRSRPRYRFSPRLGISFPITETGFIHLSYGHFYQMPPLRNIYINPEFEFGVGTTPTFGNANLRPERTVMYEIGLQQQLGALVAIDVTAYYKDIRDYLTLQTVQFRTASDPLYRIYLNKDYANVKGLTFSLTKRRGRDDRLAATLDYTFQIAEGNRDDANAFYFNFLSGRETPLELVPLDFDQRHVVSSTVTYGTGSWGVSLKGQFATGYPYTPELINQKVDLKPNSARKPSQMTVDLYLYRTFTLGPASLQLFARVYNLSDRLNERFVFNDTGRATYSLARYRNLHATWEPYYGKPGIHTLDEYLTRPHWFGPPREVRVGMSLSF, translated from the coding sequence ATGATGGCGACAAGGTATGGACTGTTGCCGGGATTGCTGCTCATGCTGGTGGTTCCGGTGTGGGCGCAGACCGGAAAGCTGGCCGGCTACGTCCGGGATGCCGAGACCGGCCAACCGCTCATCGGTGCTACCGTCTACATCGAGGAGACCGGCCAGGGAGCGGTAACCGACGCGCAGGGCTACTACGTGGTGCTGAATCTGCGGCCGGGCCTCTATACCGTGCGTTTTTCTTACGTGGGGTACGAAACGGTCCGCTACACGGACGTACGCATCGTCTCGGACCAGACGCGCGAACTTGAGGTGCGCCTTCGTCCCTCGGTGGTGGCGGGGGAGGAGGTGGTCATTACGGCTCAGCGGCCGCTCGTGCAGCGAGACCTTACCTCATCACGGAAGACCGTGGTGGCCGAGGAGATCCAGGCGCTTCCGGTGGAGAGCTTTCTGGACGTGCTGGCCCTTCAGGCCGGGGTGAACCGCGGCCCATCTGGAGAACTCCACATCCGTGGCGGGCGAAGCACGGAGATCGCCTACCTGGTCGATGGGCTCTCGGTGGGCAATCCCTTCAATGCCAATGGCCTGGCCACGGAAGTGGCCACCAACGCCATCCAGGAGCTGACCGTGGTCTCCGGCACCTTCAACGCGGAGTACGGACAGGCCATGTCGGGTATCGTCAACGTGGTGACGAAAGAGGGGGGCGAAAAGCTCGAGGGAACCTTCAGCGCTTACGCCGGCGACTACCTGACGCGCCACGAAGATATTTTCTATCTACCTCCGGGCATCCAGCGAAATACCACCACGATCGAGGGAACGCTGGGCGGTCCGGTGCCGCTGACCGGCAAAAAAGTACGTTTTTTCTTCTCGGCACGGCGCGATCAGTCGGACGGGCATCTCTGGGGCATCCGGGAGCACCTGCCTTCGGACTCGGCCAATTTCAACGTCAATCCCTGGTATTACGAAATCCAGGGACGTCCCTGGACGGCCTATGTCGACTCGCTACCCGTGCCCGACGAGCGTGTGCCCATGAACCCACGTACCAGCTCCAACCTGCTCTTAAAGCTTACCGCCCGCCCCTTCCAGACACTTAAAGTGGAGTATACGCACATGCGGGACCGTGCCCGCACCAGACCTTTCGCCTTCGAGTATCGTTTCAACCCGGACGGGGTGGTCACCTATCGAGACTGGAGCCGCAACCACGCGCTGCACCTTACGCACACGCTTTCTTCCCGGACTTTCTACACGATCCGGCTTTCCTACGCAACGCATTCCTTCCGGTCCTACCTCTACGAGAATCCCACGGACCCGCGCTACGTGTCGGACGGGCGCATCGTGGGTTTCCCCGGGAATCAGTTTCTCTTTGGCGGCGATCAGAAAGGCCACGTCTACGAGGACAGCCGCTCCTGGCGGGCCAAACTCGACATCACCCACCAGTTCGGGCGCATTCATCAGGCCAAGGCGGGCATCGACTGGAATGTACACTACCTGTCGCGCGAGAACTTTGTGGTACTCTACGACGGCAACCAGTACCGCGAGCCCACCGTGCCGCCGCTCGACTCGCCCGCCCACGATCGCTACCGTAACCGGCGCGTGCTCATCTGGAGTGCCTACGTGCAGGACAAGATGGAATTCGAGCAATTCATCGTGAACGCAGGTGTTCGTTTCGACTACTTCTGGCCCGAGGGGGAGTACATTCCTGATTTGCTCGATCCCCTGGGACCTCGCCGGCGGTCGCGTCCACGCTATCGTTTCAGTCCGCGACTGGGCATCTCCTTCCCCATTACCGAAACGGGCTTCATTCACCTGTCCTATGGCCACTTTTACCAGATGCCCCCGCTGCGAAATATCTACATCAACCCGGAATTCGAGTTTGGCGTCGGGACCACGCCCACGTTCGGCAACGCCAACCTGCGCCCGGAACGCACGGTGATGTACGAGATCGGCCTGCAGCAGCAGCTCGGCGCGCTGGTGGCCATCGACGTGACGGCCTACTACAAGGACATCCGGGATTATCTCACGCTGCAGACCGTGCAGTTTCGCACGGCCAGCGATCCGCTCTATCGGATCTACCTGAACAAGGACTACGCGAACGTCAAGGGACTGACGTTTTCGCTTACGAAGCGGCGCGGGCGGGACGATCGGCTGGCCGCCACGCTGGACTACACCTTCCAGATTGCCGAAGGTAACCGTGACGACGCCAATGCCTTCTATTTCAACTTTCTGTCGGGTCGTGAGACGCCGCTGGAGCTGGTGCCGCTGGACTTCGATCAGCGACACGTGGTGTCGAGCACGGTCACCTATGGGACGGGAAGCTGGGGCGTCAGTCTGAAGGGCCAGTTTGCCACCGGGTACCCCTATACGCCCGAGCTAATCAACCAGAAGGTGGATCTCAAGCCCAACAGTGCGCGCAAGCCCTCGCAGATGACCGTGGACCTGTACCTGTATCGCACGTTCACACTGGGGCCCGCCTCGCTGCAGCTTTTTGCCCGCGTTTACAACCTGTCTGACCGCCTCAACGAGCGGTTTGTCTTCAATGATACCGGGCGGGCCACCTACTCGCTGGCTCGCTATCGCAACCTGCACGCCACGTGGGAGCCGTATTACGGCAAACCGGGCATTCACACGCTGGACGAATATCTGACGCGCCCGCACTGGTTCGGGCCGCCACGAGAGGTACGTGTCGGAATGTCGCTGTCCTTTTAA
- the csm3 gene encoding type III-A CRISPR-associated RAMP protein Csm3, whose amino-acid sequence MAGFLGNIVLKGKMECLTGLHIGGSKEKFEIGGVDQPVIRDPATNYPYVPGSSLKGKMRSLLAFALGKAHEDPNFRSFDPDCPLQRVFGTSAEARNIGPSRLIVRDAFPDEETIQMWENLDTELLYTEIKAENGIDRLTSAANPRFPERVVRGSRFNVEFVFGVYEVRDADYFRYIIDGLRLLEHSWLGRSGTRGYGQVKFKLAEPIIVTLNDYLNGGEAYRRANLPHEELTFDLETASFDEGRFESIKQAFRQVAEKLATNQA is encoded by the coding sequence ATGGCCGGTTTTCTGGGCAATATCGTCCTCAAGGGCAAAATGGAATGTCTGACAGGGCTGCACATCGGCGGTTCGAAGGAAAAGTTTGAAATCGGCGGCGTCGATCAGCCCGTCATTCGCGACCCGGCGACGAACTATCCCTACGTGCCCGGCTCTTCACTCAAGGGCAAGATGCGGTCGTTGCTGGCGTTCGCGCTGGGTAAGGCCCACGAAGATCCCAATTTCAGGAGCTTTGATCCAGATTGCCCGCTGCAGCGCGTCTTTGGTACTTCGGCCGAAGCCCGTAACATTGGCCCTTCGCGTCTGATCGTGCGCGATGCGTTTCCGGATGAGGAAACAATCCAGATGTGGGAAAACCTGGATACTGAGCTGCTCTACACCGAAATCAAAGCAGAAAACGGCATCGACCGTCTCACCTCGGCCGCCAACCCGCGATTTCCCGAGCGGGTCGTGCGCGGTTCTCGTTTCAACGTCGAGTTTGTCTTCGGGGTCTATGAGGTCAGGGACGCCGATTACTTCAGGTACATCATCGATGGGCTGCGGCTGCTGGAGCATTCCTGGCTGGGACGCAGCGGCACGCGCGGCTATGGTCAGGTAAAATTCAAGCTGGCCGAGCCGATCATCGTTACGCTCAACGATTACCTGAATGGTGGGGAGGCATATCGCCGGGCCAATCTCCCCCATGAGGAGCTGACGTTCGATCTGGAGACGGCCAGCTTCGACGAGGGCCGGTTCGAATCAATCAAGCAGGCATTTCGCCAGGTTGCCGAAAAGCTTGCGACGAATCAGGCATGA
- the csm5 gene encoding type III-A CRISPR-associated RAMP protein Csm5, with translation MPITLKLITRSPVHIGSGHELESFEYIIHDGFFWRLDIDRVTAFLLDEIGEESIEQFASWIERNTERLANARDNRTQSEIRRSLTLRTFVRNELGRPDVDARLLQQLSELSRYAMRTPFSEFRQLVREQLKDPDGRLYIPGSSLKGALRTCLLYQVLVEADERNLQRWLERMRAALPAAGKRLGGRDRVFFARWLEQDIFYCGLKKKEKVSWKDAQFDLLKFLKVSDSVPVAADEGGVVTDVQILLPGSNPQPQAPPVEALEAGVELSMSVSFDVSFFRAATDLLKQGAQGMGTEIWIGLPEKFQRLYGFSLEEAAAMAPEELERRLLERVRTAARNFARALKTFEKEWCRRAERGSTLQISRRLQRFYDEMPEDMLRLGWGSGFAAATVYLALREKPAWQETLEDLLYRLFSLKEREDLLQTFPTSRRMALDGEGAMIAEPMGWVELEWPWPASEAEATAEEEEAAEDDSDLWLDEIGPKSQDIVAEVVDNSRSPFTIRVFVRGLENERFPCGGANHRVLEVGQRIRVQVAQWNKKEGRPAMFRVQSIRV, from the coding sequence ATGCCGATTACGTTGAAGCTCATAACGCGGTCGCCGGTCCATATCGGCTCGGGCCATGAGCTTGAATCCTTCGAGTACATTATCCACGACGGGTTTTTCTGGCGACTGGACATTGATCGGGTGACGGCTTTTCTGCTGGACGAAATCGGCGAGGAGTCCATTGAGCAATTTGCGTCGTGGATTGAGCGTAATACCGAGCGTCTTGCCAACGCCCGGGACAACAGGACGCAGTCTGAAATACGTCGTAGCCTTACGCTGCGCACCTTCGTGCGCAATGAATTGGGCCGGCCCGACGTAGACGCCCGGCTGCTGCAGCAGCTTTCTGAGCTTTCGCGCTATGCGATGCGCACGCCCTTTTCCGAGTTCAGACAACTCGTGCGTGAACAGCTCAAAGATCCGGACGGGCGTCTTTACATTCCCGGGTCTTCGCTCAAAGGAGCGTTGCGCACCTGTCTGCTCTACCAGGTTCTTGTGGAGGCCGATGAGCGAAACCTGCAGCGCTGGCTTGAGCGTATGCGCGCAGCCCTGCCAGCGGCAGGGAAGAGACTGGGCGGCAGAGATCGCGTGTTTTTTGCCCGCTGGCTTGAGCAGGATATTTTCTATTGTGGTCTGAAAAAGAAAGAAAAAGTTAGCTGGAAAGATGCCCAGTTCGATCTGCTCAAGTTTCTGAAGGTAAGCGATTCGGTGCCCGTGGCGGCCGATGAAGGTGGTGTCGTGACGGATGTGCAGATCTTACTACCGGGCTCAAATCCGCAGCCGCAGGCTCCGCCAGTGGAGGCTCTGGAGGCCGGTGTGGAGTTATCGATGTCTGTAAGCTTCGATGTGTCCTTTTTCCGGGCAGCGACCGATTTGCTGAAGCAGGGAGCGCAGGGAATGGGGACAGAAATATGGATTGGCCTTCCGGAGAAATTCCAGCGGCTTTACGGTTTTTCTCTGGAGGAGGCGGCGGCCATGGCTCCCGAAGAGCTGGAGCGCCGCTTGCTGGAGCGGGTGCGTACTGCTGCGCGCAACTTTGCCCGTGCATTGAAGACATTTGAAAAAGAATGGTGTCGAAGGGCGGAACGAGGAAGCACGCTTCAGATCTCTCGTCGTCTGCAGCGTTTTTATGACGAAATGCCAGAGGATATGCTGCGGCTGGGATGGGGGAGTGGATTTGCCGCCGCTACGGTCTATCTGGCCCTGCGCGAAAAGCCGGCCTGGCAGGAAACGCTCGAAGATTTACTGTATCGTCTCTTTTCCCTGAAGGAGCGGGAGGATCTGCTGCAGACTTTCCCGACATCGCGGCGCATGGCTCTGGACGGAGAAGGTGCGATGATAGCGGAGCCAATGGGCTGGGTGGAGCTGGAATGGCCCTGGCCGGCATCTGAAGCGGAAGCCACCGCCGAAGAGGAAGAAGCCGCCGAGGATGACTCGGACCTGTGGTTGGATGAGATCGGGCCCAAGAGCCAGGACATCGTTGCCGAGGTGGTGGACAACAGTCGTTCACCGTTTACGATTCGTGTTTTTGTGCGCGGCCTGGAGAATGAAAGGTTTCCCTGTGGGGGCGCCAATCACAGGGTGCTTGAAGTGGGGCAGCGTATCCGGGTACAGGTGGCCCAGTGGAACAAGAAGGAGGGACGCCCGGCCATGTTCAGGGTGCAGAGCATTCGGGTTTGA
- a CDS encoding FG-GAP-like repeat-containing protein — MSKATPLCMLAVLIIAWPLQAQKTDYVFNVPVSDNFKDPYTVGFHSGARGAYGPCDMDGDGLVEVLVTDYSGGGRVYVIENKGVDTWELVYATPWMDSTSTSQNARYAVCGDLDGDGKGEFMFLSGRSYSATNPLVGQLNLRPGLFVYEFTGTDDDYGTGPASIYDFPDDLPDRWVSEQMVVADVDGDGQQELLFPNNGSNNRYDNWYILSVTGDIGSGFEVWVEEVRISSRASEDFDPVNRGGGSPYAILPADLDGDGTYELSMHSWNNFNFTNGDVLGPDQYQFPDANAQNVYVHASSGDHVALFGGVVVDINGDGDDEVFYPNFHTGQLAVLNYESGENPLEITTDQLIFPLLEGPTNLGITTGDLDGDGHPELIGAGYSYSGSAFTAGEPSYFIRVAEFTGTDPEDPNSYTLMDVNTALPIDSTTFNVIFRDSAGVPSRYYEPSGGNDPYFPAKLSYLGDPDGDGQREVVVSFQGVDDSLDTYDEVWTEAVEAQQWSFTADARDVAYSSGNNLVLALVKDAGAPMLLALDPDDGTAVDTLDMTGVAGGDEVLNALAASGSALIAVNLVNDASTAAIRLYQWTGAFTGAPEVVLDTMLASGGRFGNALGAYISTDSIAFIGGDTQIFRTGTDGQNFLIDLPAQGAASGGIAPVSATRLWINGAGQPVRLIDDTGQVLATIDDSVVPLDAAGVAYYRFTPDFAGFSAELLAIGPDNAGVFYLVDVTDTQNPRLVGTTSGGSGSLISGVGGGVAFDTRQRQIVGVNAGASLVAHPFQYGYVRTLRERRAAPARAFMRIIASDGLTVDIDQERVILPSDYRLSAAYPNPFRERMQFTVTLPLAKRITVRIYDMLGREVRTLARDALYGPGTHTFSWDGTDAAGQRVASGLYFYTLEFGHFRKVGQVMLVR; from the coding sequence ATGTCCAAAGCTACTCCGCTCTGTATGCTGGCCGTTTTGATCATTGCCTGGCCATTGCAGGCGCAGAAGACGGATTACGTCTTCAACGTACCGGTCAGCGACAACTTCAAGGATCCCTATACTGTGGGATTCCACTCTGGCGCGCGCGGTGCCTATGGTCCCTGCGACATGGATGGCGACGGTCTGGTGGAGGTGCTGGTGACGGACTATTCGGGCGGCGGCCGCGTCTATGTGATTGAGAACAAGGGAGTGGACACCTGGGAGCTGGTCTATGCTACGCCATGGATGGATTCGACCAGTACCTCGCAGAACGCCCGTTATGCCGTCTGTGGCGACCTGGACGGTGACGGAAAGGGCGAGTTCATGTTTCTGTCGGGAAGAAGCTATAGTGCGACCAACCCGCTGGTGGGTCAACTTAACCTGCGGCCGGGGCTCTTCGTCTACGAGTTCACCGGCACCGATGACGATTACGGAACGGGTCCCGCTTCCATCTACGACTTTCCCGACGATTTGCCCGATCGTTGGGTTAGCGAGCAGATGGTCGTAGCTGATGTAGATGGCGATGGTCAACAGGAGTTGCTTTTCCCAAACAATGGCAGCAATAACCGCTACGACAACTGGTACATTCTATCCGTGACCGGAGATATCGGGAGCGGCTTTGAGGTGTGGGTCGAAGAAGTGCGCATCAGCAGCCGCGCCTCGGAAGACTTTGATCCGGTCAATCGTGGCGGCGGCAGTCCCTATGCGATCCTACCGGCCGATCTGGATGGTGACGGGACCTACGAACTGTCCATGCACTCCTGGAACAACTTTAACTTTACCAATGGAGACGTACTCGGCCCGGATCAATATCAGTTTCCCGATGCGAATGCACAGAACGTGTACGTGCATGCTTCCAGTGGCGACCACGTCGCGCTGTTCGGGGGCGTAGTGGTGGACATCAACGGCGATGGAGACGATGAGGTCTTTTATCCTAACTTCCACACTGGACAGCTGGCCGTCCTGAACTACGAAAGCGGCGAAAATCCCCTGGAGATCACTACCGATCAGCTCATCTTTCCGCTGCTGGAGGGTCCGACGAACCTTGGTATTACCACCGGCGATCTGGACGGTGATGGTCATCCGGAGCTGATCGGTGCAGGTTATTCGTATTCCGGAAGTGCCTTCACGGCGGGCGAGCCTTCCTATTTTATCCGTGTGGCGGAATTTACCGGCACCGATCCGGAAGATCCGAATTCCTATACGTTGATGGACGTCAACACGGCGCTTCCGATTGACAGCACCACCTTCAACGTGATCTTCCGCGACTCGGCCGGCGTGCCGAGCCGTTACTATGAGCCCAGCGGTGGAAACGACCCCTACTTCCCGGCCAAGCTCTCCTACCTTGGTGATCCCGATGGAGACGGCCAGCGGGAGGTGGTGGTCTCCTTCCAGGGTGTGGATGACAGCCTGGATACCTACGATGAGGTGTGGACGGAAGCAGTCGAGGCGCAGCAGTGGTCTTTCACGGCAGACGCCCGGGATGTGGCCTATTCTTCAGGCAACAACCTGGTGCTTGCGCTGGTGAAGGATGCCGGGGCACCGATGCTCCTGGCGCTTGATCCGGACGACGGGACTGCTGTGGACACGCTGGACATGACCGGCGTGGCCGGCGGAGACGAGGTGCTCAACGCCCTGGCAGCCAGCGGATCGGCGCTGATCGCCGTCAATCTGGTCAACGATGCCAGCACGGCGGCCATTCGGCTCTATCAGTGGACCGGAGCCTTTACCGGAGCACCAGAGGTGGTGCTGGACACGATGCTGGCGTCGGGTGGCCGCTTTGGCAACGCGCTGGGTGCTTACATCAGCACCGACTCCATTGCTTTTATCGGTGGGGATACGCAGATTTTCCGTACAGGCACCGATGGGCAGAACTTCCTGATCGATCTGCCTGCGCAGGGAGCGGCTTCCGGCGGCATTGCGCCGGTCAGCGCCACGCGTCTCTGGATCAATGGCGCAGGTCAGCCCGTGCGGTTGATCGACGACACGGGGCAGGTGCTGGCCACGATTGATGACAGCGTTGTGCCACTGGATGCGGCGGGCGTCGCCTACTATCGGTTCACCCCCGACTTTGCCGGCTTCTCGGCGGAATTGCTCGCGATCGGTCCGGACAACGCCGGCGTGTTTTATCTGGTCGACGTGACCGACACTCAGAATCCGCGTCTGGTAGGGACCACCTCCGGTGGGAGCGGATCGCTGATCAGCGGAGTGGGTGGCGGGGTGGCCTTCGACACCCGTCAGCGCCAGATCGTCGGCGTGAACGCGGGGGCTTCCCTTGTAGCGCATCCGTTCCAGTACGGATACGTGCGCACGCTTCGGGAGCGCAGGGCAGCCCCGGCCCGTGCGTTCATGCGGATCATTGCTTCGGACGGGCTGACGGTGGATATCGACCAGGAACGGGTCATCCTTCCCTCCGACTACAGGCTTTCGGCCGCCTACCCCAACCCGTTCCGTGAGCGCATGCAGTTTACGGTTACGTTGCCGCTGGCCAAGCGCATCACCGTGCGCATCTACGATATGCTCGGCCGTGAAGTGCGCACGCTGGCCCGCGATGCGCTGTACGGACCCGGCACCCATACCTTCAGCTGGGATGGCACGGATGCAGCAGGGCAGCGTGTGGCCAGTGGCCTTTACTTCTACACACTGGAATTCGGCCACTTCCGCAAGGTGGGACAGGTAATGCTGGTGCGGTAG
- the csm4 gene encoding type III-A CRISPR-associated RAMP protein Csm4, whose protein sequence is MTLQAIYLYPRASFRTPLRSDTLWGLLVVALRVVAGDREADDFIAACEAGQPPVRLSSAFPFVEVSRGDGAPVIRHFFPRPVLPPPPLLEPSRADARTVFEQMKQGKKLRQIRWLPQELFERVLQGELDEAGLQQALQQSGEQKQWPVILTQDNLHTSIDRLTGTTRMENDAGQLFYSHEYYLKRGHGLFFLCEGDVERIAPALRYLHHVGWGGDSSVGKGHFDWALRRLELQVPAKPTHRLLLSLYSPNPEELAHIRRHRDQTFYQLERRQGYAGAHRLPGSAYRKKPLYMFAEGSLMPDPGHPLRGTVHTVMESAGIQVRHSGLALDLPAYLRSS, encoded by the coding sequence ATGACGTTACAGGCGATTTATCTGTATCCGCGGGCCTCTTTTCGCACGCCGTTGCGCTCCGATACGCTCTGGGGCCTGCTCGTGGTGGCGCTGCGTGTGGTGGCGGGCGATCGAGAGGCCGATGATTTCATTGCCGCCTGCGAGGCGGGCCAGCCGCCGGTTCGGCTTTCTTCTGCTTTTCCCTTTGTTGAAGTTTCGCGCGGCGATGGAGCGCCCGTGATCCGGCATTTTTTCCCGAGGCCGGTGCTGCCACCGCCGCCTCTGCTGGAGCCGTCCCGGGCCGACGCCCGCACCGTTTTCGAGCAGATGAAGCAGGGAAAAAAACTTCGTCAGATTCGATGGCTCCCGCAGGAGCTTTTTGAACGGGTGCTGCAGGGCGAGCTCGACGAGGCCGGATTGCAACAGGCACTTCAGCAATCCGGTGAGCAAAAGCAATGGCCCGTGATCCTCACGCAGGACAACCTGCATACGTCGATCGACCGGCTTACGGGTACCACGCGCATGGAGAATGATGCCGGCCAGCTCTTTTACAGCCACGAATACTACCTGAAGCGGGGACACGGGCTGTTTTTCCTGTGCGAGGGAGACGTGGAACGCATCGCGCCGGCCCTGCGCTATCTGCACCATGTGGGGTGGGGTGGCGACAGTTCGGTAGGCAAAGGGCACTTCGACTGGGCATTGCGTCGGCTGGAGCTCCAGGTGCCCGCGAAGCCCACGCATCGTCTGCTGCTTTCGCTTTACAGTCCGAATCCTGAAGAGCTGGCGCACATTCGGCGGCATCGGGATCAAACGTTCTATCAACTGGAGCGGCGGCAGGGGTATGCCGGTGCCCATCGGCTACCCGGGAGTGCTTACCGGAAAAAGCCGCTTTATATGTTTGCCGAAGGGTCACTTATGCCTGATCCCGGCCATCCGTTGCGCGGCACCGTGCATACCGTGATGGAATCGGCAGGGATTCAGGTGCGCCACAGCGGACTTGCGCTGGATTTGCCCGCTTATCTTCGGTCATCATAA
- the csm2 gene encoding type III-A CRISPR-associated protein Csm2, translating to MDIPKDLAELEPEAIDRLAHDMGRKYAEKEIKTAQVRNVFAHINRMRTRLRRNRSVSPEIIKRDLVMLKPRLAYAGGRQEKVRPMSEDLRQVVNAVLNSQSFEKALQNFFDLVEGIVAYHKFYGGKDN from the coding sequence ATGGACATCCCAAAGGATCTGGCCGAACTGGAGCCGGAGGCGATCGACAGACTGGCCCATGATATGGGTCGTAAGTACGCAGAAAAGGAGATCAAGACAGCCCAGGTGCGCAACGTCTTTGCCCACATCAACCGCATGCGCACGCGCCTGCGTCGCAATCGGAGTGTCAGTCCCGAAATAATAAAACGCGATCTGGTCATGCTCAAACCGCGCCTGGCCTATGCCGGAGGGCGACAGGAGAAGGTTCGTCCTATGAGCGAAGACCTCAGGCAGGTGGTGAATGCCGTGCTGAACTCGCAGAGCTTTGAGAAAGCGCTGCAGAATTTCTTTGATCTTGTGGAGGGCATTGTGGCCTATCACAAGTTCTACGGCGGAAAGGATAACTAA